A segment of the candidate division WOR-3 bacterium genome:
CAGGCTTTATCAAGCTGCCTTTTTTCCAGACGCTGAAGGAGATTCTCAATACTGGCGGGTGGTTGTACAGCTTGCTTTATGCCGGCCTAATTATCTTCTTCACGTACTTCTACACCTCGGTGGTATTCAATCCCCGGGACCTTGCGGACAACATGCAACGCTACGGCGGGTTCATCCCGGGTATCCGACCAGGTGAGAACACCGCGCTGTACATTGACCGCCGACTTTCGCTTCTGACCCTGCCGGGTGCTGTTTTTCTTGTCATCATGGCGCTGTTGCCGCTGTACCTGATGAGCGTTTTCAAGGTGCCATTCTATTTCGGTGGTACGACGCTGCTTATTATCGTCGGGGTGGCACTGGACACGCTGCAACAGATTGAAGCGCATCTGGTGATGCGGCACTATGAAGGCCTGGTTAAGGGCGGCAAGTTCCAGGGTCGAAGATTCGGATAAACAAAGGAATAATCACGCCCTGACAATCGTAGATACCTATGGGTGAGCCCCAGGGCAGCTTGCCGGACTTGGAACTAGTCCGCAAGACGCAGCGAGGCGACATCTCGGCATTTGACGAACTGATGATGAGATACAACCGGGCAGTCTACCGGCTAGCTTACTCGATAGTTAGGAGCCACGCCGACGCATCAGATATCTCTCAAGAGACTTTCATCCGTGCCTATCGGGCAATCAGCCGGTTTGATGAGCAGTACCGGTTCTACACTTGGCTGCACCGCATCTGCGTGAATCTGTGTCTTAACCACCTCAAGCGGGTCCAGCACCAGAAACTTGTGCCGTTGCCCGGTACTGATACCGAAGGTGAATGGCAGGACCTGCCCGACCCGGGCACATCGCCCTCAGACATGGAAATCAGACGAGACTTGGACCAGGCACTCAGGAAGTTACCCTCGGACCAGCGCGCGGTGTTTGTCTTGCGGGTCAAGGAGGAGTTGAGCTATAATGAGATTGCCAAGATGCTCGGAATACCAGTTGGTACCGTGATGTCGCGTCTTTCCCGGGCGCGACTGCGGCTTAAGGAGCTGCTGAAGGACTACCTGCCAAGATGATGAAACGCGAGTGCATGGACTGCTCCGAACTGCTTGGACCATACCTGGATGCGGAACTGGACGATATGCGTCGGCACAGGGTGGCAGCGCATCTCGAGACCTGCCCGGAATGCCGCAGGGAACTGGCTGCGCTGGAAGCGCTACACAGACTCGTGAGAGAGAAGGACACCGGGCCGACGCTGGCTGATGATTACTGGGACTGGCACCGATTTCAGGTCTGGAAGCGAATTCGGACAGGTCGCAGACCAGAGCGCCAGCCGGCAGCAAGGCACGGCCTCTATTTGTCTCGACTTGGCATTGTGGCGGCCGGTGTTGTGGTCGTGCTCGTCGTTGTAGTCGGCGGTTGGCGACTCGTGCAGATTCAGACCTCGACTAGGCATGTCGAGCCAACAGGAGTACTCGGCAACGTCGAGGACGAGGCCTATTTCGGAGGTAAACAAGGCCAGCCGTTCAGCAAGAAGGAACGGATGGCAACTGAGGACTCGGGCGAAGAGGGGCGGGTGCTGGCGACCGCTAAACCGCAGTTGCCACCAGCCCAGACCAGTGCGGACCGTGAAGGTTTACTTGAGACTGAAAGCAAGGGCTCGGCTGGGAAGCCCGGTCCCGGTCTGGGTGGCGTGGTAGCCGCCGGGGAAGCAGAGGCAGCACGAACCGGCTCGGCAGATGCGGCTCCGGCCGGCCGTGGGGCTGCGACAGGTCTGACCAAACCCTTAGGGTCCGGTATGGCCGAGGCTGGTTCGTGGGCAGATGTGCCGCTGTCTGAGTGCGAACAGGCACCGGTGCTAGTCGAAATAGACGACCTGCCATTTGTGGAGCCGGAAGATACAGCGACCGTACTGCTGCGGGCGCTGGTTGAGCCGGACGGCTCTGTATCCAGAGTCGAGATCAGCCGCTCGAGTGGCGTGCGACTTCTCGATACGATTGCTCTCTACAACGTGCAGCGGGCCCGCTTCGCACCGGGGATTCAGCACGACAGGAAGGTCCGTTGCTGGGTTGAGGTGATCCGGACTTTTGAGCCCGAAGCTAAGCCGGAAAAGAGAGACATACCGTCGGAGAACACTGGCAAGTAGCCCAACAAATAGGGTAGACTACTGACAAAGTAGACCGGACGTGACCGAACTATGGGAGCATCCCCAGATTTCCGTCGCGTGGCGGGGCAGGTGCAGGCGGAAGGCCTGATGCTTTTGACAGACAAGCAATCAGCCGACACCGCGGGTGTAATGACACGGTAGGTCGTACTCATACCGGTGGTGTTGTTAAACCCGCCGGCATTAGGGAGGTCTCTGACTAGCGACCGGACCAGGCGGTGATTGACACGTTGTTGGGCATGGGGCCGAGTCCTGGGGGGGCGCTGGAGCAGAAAGTACGGTTTCGTCACGCGGCATTCTGTGGCCCGGAGGGAACGGCATAACCGGCGATGGCTGCTGGCGCTGGGGTTCGAGTTGGGACCTTGTACGGAGAAGGTTTGCTCCTGTTCCTCGACTCAGGCTCAGGCGTGCGCGCACTTGTCTGTTTCGGATTCGGCTCACCTCGGATGCTCGGCCAAGTCAACGTCCGAGGTCTTGTCAGTCAGCTTTCAGAGCCACGAAGAATGCGGCCGACGGCTTCATAAGATGAGATGCGCGGACTAGTCTGAATGTGACATTCCGCCATCCACAGGGTCGTCTGGTACACTGCCTGCCCTGCTGTTTGGCCTGCGGCTTGGCTCTTTGCTTGCCCTGTTCCTTGTCCGACTGCCTGGCTCACTGTTTGGGCAGCCGCCTCAATCACCGCCTGACCCGATGTCTGCCCCGCTGCCTGTCTGGCCGCTTGGCTTGCAGCTTGACATACCGCGTGGCTCACAGTCTGCCCATGGGCTTATCT
Coding sequences within it:
- a CDS encoding sigma-70 family RNA polymerase sigma factor produces the protein MGEPQGSLPDLELVRKTQRGDISAFDELMMRYNRAVYRLAYSIVRSHADASDISQETFIRAYRAISRFDEQYRFYTWLHRICVNLCLNHLKRVQHQKLVPLPGTDTEGEWQDLPDPGTSPSDMEIRRDLDQALRKLPSDQRAVFVLRVKEELSYNEIAKMLGIPVGTVMSRLSRARLRLKELLKDYLPR
- a CDS encoding TonB family protein; this translates as MMKRECMDCSELLGPYLDAELDDMRRHRVAAHLETCPECRRELAALEALHRLVREKDTGPTLADDYWDWHRFQVWKRIRTGRRPERQPAARHGLYLSRLGIVAAGVVVVLVVVVGGWRLVQIQTSTRHVEPTGVLGNVEDEAYFGGKQGQPFSKKERMATEDSGEEGRVLATAKPQLPPAQTSADREGLLETESKGSAGKPGPGLGGVVAAGEAEAARTGSADAAPAGRGAATGLTKPLGSGMAEAGSWADVPLSECEQAPVLVEIDDLPFVEPEDTATVLLRALVEPDGSVSRVEISRSSGVRLLDTIALYNVQRARFAPGIQHDRKVRCWVEVIRTFEPEAKPEKRDIPSENTGK